The sequence GCGGCGATCCGGCGCCTGCTGTTCCGCTCATGAGCGACGGGACCCGCACCCCCGACTCGCCGGACCAGCAGCGGCTGGTCTGGCGGCGGCTCGGCGACACGCTCCGCCCCCAGGCGACGCTCTCGCAGCTGATCGTGGGGCTGCTCTGCCTCCTGCTCGGGCTGTCGATCGCCGCCCAGGTGCGCCAGGGCGACGACTCCCTCGAGGGCACCAGCCAGCAGGAGCTGGTGCGCCTGCTGGACGAGTCCGGCCGCCACGCGGCGGACCTCGAGGTCGAGAACGCCGAGCTCGAACGCACGCTGGAGACCCTGCACTCGGGACAGGAGGACGACGTCGCCGCCCAGAACGCCGCTGAGGAGCGGCTGACGGATCTCGAGATCATCGCCGGGACGGTCCCCGCCCGCGGCCGGGGCATCGAGATCTCGATCTCCGATCCCTCCCAGGGAGTGCGCGCCTCGACCATGCTGGGCGTGGTGCAGGAGCTGCGCAACGCCGGCGCGGAGGTGATCCAGATCGGGGGCGTGCGGGTCGTCGCCTCGACCGCGATCACCACCGCTGATGACGGACGCCTGCAGGTGGACGGCACCGCGATCGATGCGCCCTACCGGGTGCGGGCCATCGGCGATCCCGCCGTGATGGAGCCCGCGCTGCGCATCCCCGGTGGCGCCGCGGACTCCGTCTCCGGCGACGGCGGCACCCTCACCGCGAACGCCGAGGACGAGGTGCACATCGAGGCGACGGTCGAGCTGAGCACCCCCGAGCACTCACGAGTGGTCAAGTGAAGGTCAATTCTTGGCCTGACGTGGTCGACAGGGCCCCTGTGGGCGCCGGAGGCATGCGAAGATGGGCGGGCCGGATCTTCTGCGCTCATCGCACAGGAACCGCCGCAGGCCAGGAAGGGGTGCGAGGTGTCAGGGAACACTGAGTGGAACGACGAGAATCTCGACCACACGTCGAAGCTGAGTGCGATCTCGCCCAGCGACCCCACGGACGATGCCGAGTCCGGTCTCTCGTCCCAGGACCGCCGGGCGATCGAGAACCTGCCTCCGCGCAGCGCGCTGCTCATCGTGCGCAAGGGACCGAACCTCGGGGCCCGGTTCCTGCTGGACTCGGAGACCACCGTGGCCGGCCGTCATCCCAAGAGCGAGATCTTCCTCGACGACGTGACGGTCTCCCGCAAGCACGCCGCCTTCGTGCGTGACGGCGACGGCTTCCTGGTGCGCGATCTGGGCTCGCTCAACGGCACGTACGTGGGCAAGGACCGGGTCGACGAGGCCCGTCTCCACGCCGGCCAGGACGTGCAGATCGGCAAGTACCGCCTCACGTACCACCCGTTCCACGGGACGGCCTGACGCGATGCCGGCCTCCGCCTCGCGCAGGCCGAGCTCGTCCGTCGCGGCACGGCTGAGCATCGGACAGGTGCTCGGGATCCTGCGCGACGAGTTCCCCGACCTCGCGCATTCGAAGCTGCACTACCTCGAGTCCGAGGGGCTGATCACGCCCGAGCGCACCGCTGCCGGGTACCGCAAGTACAGCCGCGAGGACATCGACCGCCTCCGGTTCGTGCTGCGCGCGCAGAGGGACCGCTTCTGGCCGCTCAAGGTCATCAAGGAGCACCTGCTCGAGCACGGCGTCGACTCCGAGGTCACCTCGATCGCCTCCCGTCCCGGGCCCAGCTCGACCCTGCAGGCCGTGCGCCTGGACCGGCGCGGCCTCGCCCGCGAGGCGACGGTCGAGGAGGAGTTCCTCAGCGAGCTCGAGCAGTTCGGGTTCCTCACGGAGGGGGAGCTGTTCTACGGCGCGGCGGATCTGGAGATCGTCACCGCTGCGCGGGATCTCGCCGAGGTCGGCCTGCATCCCCGCCACCTCGTGATGCTGCGCACCGCCGCGGAGCGAGAGGCGCACATGATCGGCTCCGTGACTCGGCCCCGTTCCCGCCCGGGGGACTCCGCCGCCCGCGGCGAGGCTGAGGATTTCGCTCGTGACCTGGGGGAATCGATGATCACCCTCCACGGCGCGGTGCTGAGGACCAAGCTCCGGGACGGCTGAGACCCGGCGGACCGTCACCTCATGGTGACCTTCGAGCGGCGCGTTGCTGTCGGTCGAGGGTCTCTTCGCGCTACGCTGAACGCGTGCTCTCACCCTTCCCCCTCGGAGAGCCGGAACCCGGAGGTAGCCGTGAACGCCACGCGAGGCGATGATCGCACTGAACAGTCCACCGTCCCCGCCGAGCCCGCCCAGGGCGTGCTCTTCGACGACGTGGTGGACACCCCGGGTGAGCTCGGGTACCGCGGTCCCGCCGCCTGCAAGGCCGCCGGGATCACCTATCGCCAGCTGGACTACTGGGCCCGCACCGGCCTGGTCGAGCCCAGCGTCCGCGCCGCGCACGGCTCCGGCAGCCAGCGCCTCTACGGCTTCCGCGACATCCTCGTGCTCAAGGTCGTCAAGCGTCTGCTCGACACCGGAGTCTCCCTCCAGCAGATCCGCGTCGCCGTCGGAGCGCTGCGCGAGCGCGGCATCGACGACCTCGCCGGCATCACCCTCATGAGCGATGGCGCCTCGGTGTACGAGTGCACCTCCGCCGAGGATGTCTTCGACCTCGTCCAGGGCGGGCAGGGCGTGTTCGGCATCGCCGTGGGCCGGGTCTGGCGCGAGGTGGAGAACGACCTCTCCGTCCTGCCGGGCGTGGATCCGGCGGACGATGCCGCCCTCGCCCTCCAGGACGAGCTGGCCGCACGCCGCCGCTCCCGCCAGGCCGGCTGAGAACAGCTCCGCACACAGACGACGAACGGCGAGTCCCGGGAAGGGGCTCGCCGTTCTCGTCGTGCGCGGTCCGTCTCGACGGCGGGAGGCGGCAGGCTCATCCCGCCGCCGATCGGCTCAGGAGTTCTGGCGGGAGTCCATCACCGTGTGCAGCAGCGCGTCGAAGTCCTCGGTGAGCCGCTTGCCGGAGGCTCCCTCATAGGTGTGCAGCGGCACGGCACCGCCCTGCGCCTGCTGCAGCCCCACCCGCTCCTCGATCACGGGCTCGAGCACCGAGGCGCCGAACAGCTCGCGCAGCTCCGCCAGCCGGTACTGATGCTCCACGGAGCGGGGACGGTAGCGGTTGACCACGAGCCCCAGGGGCTGCAGGCGGGGGGCGATGCCGTCGTCATGCATCTCCACGGAGAGCTTCAGGGCGCGGTCCGCGGCGGTGACGGCGAAGAACCCGGGCTCGGCGACCACGAGCGCCCGGTCCGAGGCGGCGAGCGCCATCTGCGTGAGGCCGTTGAGCGAGGGCGGGCAGTCGATGAGCACGAGATCGTACTGGTGGGTGCGCTTGTCGAGCGCCTGGTGCAGCCGTCGCACCTCCTTGGGCCCCGGGGCGGGGGAGTCCATCACCGCGGACCGGCTCGAGCCGGGGATGATGTCCAGATGGGAGGCGGCGCCCGCGGCCCACGGGGTCTCGATGATCGCCCGATCGATCGTCTCGGTGCGCGGGGAGGTGAGCACCTCGGCGATGTCCAGCGTGCTGGCCGGCTCTCCGAGCAGGCCCAGGGTGGAATCTCCCTGCGGATCGAGATCGATCACGAGCGTGTTCACCCCCTGGTGCAGGGCGGCGGACGCCAGGCCCAGGGTCACGGACGTCTTGCCGACGCCGCCCTTCAGGGAACACACACTCACGATGTACACGTGCGCCAGTCTACCGACCCGAGCCCGTGCACCCCGGGTGCGACGGGCGGGTAACCTGCCTGAATCGTCCCGGAGCGGAAAGTGGAGAGACAGCAGATGGCGCAGATCACGCACGATCTCGTGCTCGAGGTGCTCGACGGGTGCGGGAGCGCCGCTCTCGCGGAGGCGCGCGAGCTCGGCTCGGCCCGGATGGTGGCGCCGACGGAGCTCGCGCTGCGCTGCGAGGACCTCGACGCGGTGCGTTCGCTGCGCCGCGTGGTCGCCGCATCGACGAGCCTCACCGTCCCCGCTCGTCGGCCGCGCGAGCTGCTCGAGACCTCGGTGCAGCAGCGGCTGGCCGAGCTGTTCGAGCAGATCCGCCGCCAGCGGCCGCGGCAGCGGTTCCACGGTCTGCGGCTCGAGGCCGCCGGCGCCGACACCCCCGACATGCGGCGCCTGGCCGATGCCCTCGCAGAGCTCGCGGGACTTCCGCTCAGCGAGGACGGCGACCTGGTGGTCCGGGTGAGGAAGGGCGCCACACCCGTCACCTGGCAGGTGCTGCTGCGCACCACGCCGCGCCCGCTGGCCACGCGCGCCTGGCGCACCGTGAACTATCCCGGCGCGGTCAACGCCACCGTCGCGGCGACCGTGCTCGACCTGCTGCAGGTCGGGGAGGAGGACTCGCTGCTGGACCTGACGTGCGGGTCGGGCACCTTCCTGGTGGAGCAGCTGCATGCGGCGGTCCCCGCCCGCGCCGTCGGCGTGGACCTGGATCCGGCGGCGATCGACGCGGCCCGGGCGCATCAGCGGGCCGCGCGCCGCAAGGGCCGCATCGACTGGCTCACCGGTGACGTGCTCACGGCCGACCTCGAGGGCGGCTTCACGAAGATGGTGACGAATCCGCCGTGGGGCACCCTGCACGGGGAGCACGAGAGCAACGAGGAGCTGCTCACCGCGCTGCTGCGCCGCGCCGCCGAGCTCGCGGCGCCCCGGGCCCGGCTCGGGGTGCTCACCCACGAGATCGCCCGCATGCACCGGGTGCTCGAGACGGCGCCGGCCGGCTGGCGGCCGGCCGGCGAGCACCGCTTCTTCCAGAAGGGCCATCACCCGCGGCTCTTCCTGCTCGAGCGCGGTTGACCCGGCCCGCGTCCTGCACGAGCGCGGCTGACCGCGCTCGCGGGGCCGGTCAGAGCCCTCGTCGGCCCTCGCCCAGTGCGCGCAGCGCGGCCTCGTCGCCGTGGATCCTCACCCGCGCCACGTCGTCCCGACCGCTGACCCACAGCAGCAGCTCGAGCGGCTCCCCGTGGACGCGCAGGGCGCCGACGGCGCCGCGGGAGCGCAGCCGGCGCCCGCCCACCGGGGAGACGAGGGTGACGTCGGCCCGCACCCGCATCGCCAGCGGCGCCATGAGGCCGACGGACCGCCACGCATCGGCGGTGCGCTCGGCAGAGAGGCGACGCGGCTGCCAGCCGTCCTGTGCACGGCGCAGGTCCTCGTGATGGATCAGCAGCTCTCCCTGACCGCTGAGCGCATCCACCCGGCCGGCGAGCGACCACCGTCCCGGGCCGGTGCGGAAGCGTTCGACCCGCTCCTGCCAGGGGGCGGCGCGCCGCCGTTCGAGCTCGCGCCCGGCAGCCGCCCGCCACGGGCCGGGAAGCTTCCGGCCCGCGATGAGGTGCGGGGCGCCCTCCCGCAGCAGCAGGTGCTCCAGGAGGTCCTCCGCGTCCCAGCCCGGCAGGATCGTCGGCGCCTGCGGGCCGAGGTCGAGGAAGGTGCGGGTCAAGGACTCCCGCTCGGTGAGGTGCTCGGCGCTCATCGCGGTCTCAGCCCTGGTTGCTGAACGCCGCGTCGAAGGACACCTCGGAGACCGGGTAGTCCAGGCTGCGCAGGAGCTCCAGCGCCTCCTTCGCCCCGTGCAGGCGATCCATGCCGGCGTCCTCCCACTCGATCGAGATCGGGCCGTCGTAGCCGATGGAGCGCAGCGCACGGAACGCCGCATCCCACGGCACGTCGCCGCGGCCGAAGGAGACGAAGTCCCAGCCGCGGCGCGGGTCGCCCCACGGCAGGTGGGAGCCGAGCCGGGTGTTGCGCCCGGTGACCCGCACCCGGATGTCCTTGCAGTCCACGTGGTAGATCCTGTCGGCGAAGTCGGTGATGAAGGAGACCGGATCGATCTCCTGCCACATGAAGTGGGAGGGGTCCCAGTTCAGCCCGAACGCCTCCCGGTGCCCGATCGCCTCGAGGGTGCGCTGCGTGGTCCAGTAGTCGTAGGCGATCTCCGAGGGGTGCACCTCGTGGGCGAAGCGCACGCCGCACTCGTCGAACACGTCGAGGATCGGGTGCCAGCGGTCGGCGAAGTCCTGGTACCCCTCCTCGATGACCTCCTGGGGCACCGGCGGGAACATCGCCACGTACTTCCAGATCTTCGAACCGGTGAAGCCGACGACGGTCTTCACGCCGAGCTTCTGGGCGAGCCGGGCGGTGTTCTTCATGTCCTCGGCGGCGCGCTGGCGGACTCCCTCGGGGTCGCCGTCGCCCCAGACGGCGGAGCCGACGATCGCCTCGTGGCGGAAGTCGATGGGGTCGTCGCAGATCGCCTGCCCCTTGAGGTGGTTGGAGATCGTCCAGCACTTCAGCCCGTGCTTCTCGAGGATCCCGAGGCGCTCGGCGATGTAGGCGTCGTCGTCCCAGCGGCTGGCGTCCAGGTGCTCGCCGGAGACGGCGATCTCGAGGCCGTCATAGCCCCAGCCGGCCGCGAGCTCGGCGACCTCGTCGAGGGTGAGGTCGGCCCACTGGCCGGTGAACAGGGTGTGCGGATGCGCCATGGTGGTGATGCTCCTTCTCAGCGGTGAGGGTGACCGGTCGGGAGCGACCGGTCGGGAATGGTCGGTCGGGAGTGGTCTGTCAGGGATGGGGTGTGCGGGCGGTCGATTCGGGGACGGCGGCTCAGAGGGCGATGCTCGCGCCGTCGGCGGCGTCGGACTCGATGATCGCGTCGAGCACGCGCTGCAGGGCGAGACCGTCGGCGAAGTCGGGGGAGAACCCGGCGCTGCCGTCGATCGCGAGCAGCAGATCCCTCGCCTGGTGGGTGAAGGCGTTCTCCCAGCCCAGCACGTGCCCCTGCGGCCACCACGCCTCGAGATAGGGGTGCTCGGGCTCGGTGACCAGCACTCGGGTGAAGCCCTGCTCGGCGACGGGGAGGGTCGCGTCGAGGAACCACAGCTCATTGGGGTTCTCCAGATCGAAGCGCAGCGCGCCCCGGGTTCCGAACAGCTCCACGGTGAGGCGGTTCTTCGCGCCGGTGGCGAGGCGGGAGACCTCCACCGAGGCGATCGCCCCGCCGTCGAGCTCGAGGGTCGCCCAGGCGGCGTCGTCGACGGTGACGGGCTCGGGACCGTCCGCGCCGGGCCGCTGCGGCACCATCGTCGCCAGGCGGCCCCGCACGGAGGTGGCGCGCTGCCCGGTGAGGTGCTGGACCTGATCGATCGCGTGGGAGGCGATGTCGCCGAGCGCTCCGGAGCCGGCCGTCTCCTTCCGCAGCCGCCAGTTCATCGGCGCCTCCTCGTCGACGAGCCAGTCCTGGAGATAGGCGGCCTTCGCCTGGCGGATCGTGCCCAGCTTCCCGGCCTCGACGAACTGGCGGGCCAGCGCGAGCGCGGGCACCCGGCGGTAGGTGAAGCCCAGCGCCGCGATCTGGCCCCGCGCGGTCGCCGCCTCTGCGGCGCGGACCATCGCCTCCGCCTCGGCGGTGTCGTTGGCGAGCGGCTTCTCGCACAGCACGTGCTTGCCGGCCTCGAGCGCCGCGATCGCGATCTCGGCGTGGAGGAAGCCGGGGGTGCAGATGTCCACGATGTCGATGTCATCCCGCTCGAGGACGGCGCGCCAGTCGGTCGCGTGCTCCTCCCAGTCCAGCCGCCGCGCGGCCTCGGCCACGGCGGTCTCGTCCCGTCCCACGATGACGCGGCGGGCGACGGCGGGCACCTCGAAGGCGGCGGCGACCGTGCGCCACGCCTGGGAGTGGGCCCGGCCCATGAAGGCGTAGCCGATCATGGCCACGCCGAGCGGGCGGGAGGACGTCTCGGACATGGAACTGCTCCTCGGGAAGGGGTCTCGACGGTGAGGACGGCGCCGCCGTCGGTGGTGACGGCTGCGTCACAACCTTATGTCCGCTCTCACAGCTCGGCAAAGAGCAGGTCGTGCGCGGCGAGGCGGATGCCCGGTGCAGGAGCCGGGATCACGCGGGGGAGACGGCAGGGCGGCGATGCGGGAGACTGTGACGGTGGAACGACATGCGCGCGCGTGGATCAGGGCCGAGGTGGCCGCCGGAACCGACGTCGCCCTCCTGATCGCAGCCTCCGAGGCTCCGATCGGCCGGGAGGAGCTGACGGTGCGGGCCGGCGGCGCGGACCATCCGGTCACGGAGACCCGGGACCGCTTCGGCAGCCGGCTGCACCTGGTGCAGGCCCTGCCCGAGGGGACGGTGGAGATCGTCTACTCGGCGCAGCAGGCGACCGTCGCGCCCGTGCCCGCGGTGCGGGAGGCGGATGCGGTGCTGCACCTGCGGCCCTCGCGGTACTGCGAGGTCGACGAGTTCGAGCGGATCGCCGCGGAGGTGGTCGGCGGGCGCGACGGTGCGGAGGCGCTCGACGCGGTGGTCGACTGGGTGCACGAGCACCTCGACTACGTGCCCGGCTCGAGCACGATCACCGACTCGGCGCGCTCCACGTACCTCTCCCGCCAGGGAGTGTGCCGGGACTACGCCCATCTCACGGCGACGCTGCTGCGCGCGGGAGGGATCCCGGCCCGCTGCTCCTCGGTGTACGCACCGGGCCTGGATCCGATGGACTTCCATCTCGTGGTCGAGGCGCTGATCGCGGGGCAGTGGCAGGTGGTGGATGCGACCCATCTGGCGCCGCGCGCCTCGATGGTGCGGATCGCGACCGGTCAGGACGCGGCCGACACCGCTTTCATGACCACCCTCGCCGGGAACGTCACCCTCACCGGCATCCAGGTCACCGCCGTCGTGGATCCGGCGCTGCCCCGCGAGGTGCGCCGGGAGCGGATCTCCCTGCGCTGAGCTCAGCCCTCGGAGGGGGAGGGGCCCTCGGAGGGGGAGGCGGCGGAGCCGCCACCAGAGGCGGCGGGTCCCTCGCGGTCCTCGCCGTCCTTCTCCGACTGCGGGGTCTCCTCGGACTGCGGGGCCTCCTCGGGCTGCGGGGTGCCGGGCTCGCCCGTCTCGGCGCCTGCCTCGCCCTTCTCGTCGCCGGGCTCGAAGGTCGCCAGGTACTGCTCGACCTCGGCGGCGATCGCATCCGCCGTGGGGACCTCGGCACCCGCCCCGGAGGTGATCATCCGGTCGAAGCGGCTCTCGAGATCGGCGACCATCTCCTGCAGCTGCGGCTGGGCGTCGATCTGGGCGGTGACCGCCTCGCGCACCGGCTGGGCCTGCGCCTCGAGCGTTCCGGAGGGCACCTCGGGGCCCTGCTCCTCGGTGATCGCGCCCAGCAGCGCGATGGCCGCATCGGGGTAGGACATCTCGTGGAGGTACTGCGGCACGTGCACCGTCAGGCCCACCACCTCGTGGCCGCCCTCGGCCAGGCGCATCGTCAGCAGCGCGGTGAAGGGCGCGCGCAGCCGGAAGGTGCCGGGCATGGTGCGGCGCACGCTGATCGAATCCGGGTCGCCGGCGAAGCGGGTGACGGGCAGCTCGCGGGTGTGGGGGACCGGGGCCGGGAAGCCCTGCAGCAGCAGCGTGCGCTCGATGCCCAGCTGCTCGACCACGATCCGCAGCGCGCTGGCCACCCGCTCCCACTGGAACGAGGGTTCCGGGCCGGTGAGCAGGAAGAACGTCTCTCCGTCGAGCGCGGTCACCTCGTGCAGGAGGATCTCGGGCTTGTCGTAGTCGGCGAAGTGGTCGAGCTGGAGGGTGACCTCGGGCCGCCGCCCCGCGTAGTCGTAGACCTGATCCATGTCCAGGCGGCCCACGACGCGGCTGGAGAGGGTGTTGAGCAGGTGGTCGTCCACCAGCTGCTGCGCATCACCCGCGTCGCTGTACGCCCCGAGGGTGACGAGCAGGGTCCGGCCGTGCAGGGCACGCGAGTCGACATGGCGCTCGTAGCTGAACAGTGTCGTCGGATCCATCATGACCTCCAGGGCGACGGGCCGCCGTGACGGCGGCGGGGGGTGACGTACCGTTCAACGAGGTCGCGCCCGGGGGTATTCCCCTCGCTCCCGCCGGTTCACGTGAGCAGCGCCACCGTGTCGACCGTCAGGCGCAGCGCGAGCGCCCCGGTGACGACGAGGAACACCACTCGCACGAAGCGAGAGCCGAGCGTCAGCGCGAGCCGGGCTCCGAGATAGCCGCCGAGCACGTTCGCGAGAGCCAACACCGCGCCGAGCAGCCACCACACCTCGCCCTGCAGTCCGAAGACGAGCAGCGCACCGAGGTTGGTGGTGAGGTTCGCGAGCTTCGCGTGCACGCTCGCCTCGAGGAAGCCGTAGCCGAGCACCGCCACCATCGCGATGATGAAGAAGCTGCCGGTGCCGGGACCGAGCGCGCCGTCGTACACGCCGACGGCCGCCCCGATCCCGC comes from Brachybacterium faecium DSM 4810 and encodes:
- a CDS encoding uncharacterized conserved protein (PFAM: Bacterial protein of unknown function (DUF881)) — protein: MSDGTRTPDSPDQQRLVWRRLGDTLRPQATLSQLIVGLLCLLLGLSIAAQVRQGDDSLEGTSQQELVRLLDESGRHAADLEVENAELERTLETLHSGQEDDVAAQNAAEERLTDLEIIAGTVPARGRGIEISISDPSQGVRASTMLGVVQELRNAGAEVIQIGGVRVVASTAITTADDGRLQVDGTAIDAPYRVRAIGDPAVMEPALRIPGGAADSVSGDGGTLTANAEDEVHIEATVELSTPEHSRVVK
- a CDS encoding FHA domain-containing protein (PFAM: FHA domain), whose protein sequence is MSGNTEWNDENLDHTSKLSAISPSDPTDDAESGLSSQDRRAIENLPPRSALLIVRKGPNLGARFLLDSETTVAGRHPKSEIFLDDVTVSRKHAAFVRDGDGFLVRDLGSLNGTYVGKDRVDEARLHAGQDVQIGKYRLTYHPFHGTA
- a CDS encoding predicted transcriptional regulator (PFAM: MerR family regulatory protein), with the translated sequence MPASASRRPSSSVAARLSIGQVLGILRDEFPDLAHSKLHYLESEGLITPERTAAGYRKYSREDIDRLRFVLRAQRDRFWPLKVIKEHLLEHGVDSEVTSIASRPGPSSTLQAVRLDRRGLAREATVEEEFLSELEQFGFLTEGELFYGAADLEIVTAARDLAEVGLHPRHLVMLRTAAEREAHMIGSVTRPRSRPGDSAARGEAEDFARDLGESMITLHGAVLRTKLRDG
- a CDS encoding ATPase involved in chromosome partitioning (PFAM: CobQ/CobB/MinD/ParA nucleotide binding domain); this translates as MYIVSVCSLKGGVGKTSVTLGLASAALHQGVNTLVIDLDPQGDSTLGLLGEPASTLDIAEVLTSPRTETIDRAIIETPWAAGAASHLDIIPGSSRSAVMDSPAPGPKEVRRLHQALDKRTHQYDLVLIDCPPSLNGLTQMALAASDRALVVAEPGFFAVTAADRALKLSVEMHDDGIAPRLQPLGLVVNRYRPRSVEHQYRLAELRELFGASVLEPVIEERVGLQQAQGGAVPLHTYEGASGKRLTEDFDALLHTVMDSRQNS
- a CDS encoding predicted N6-adenine-specific DNA methylase (PFAM: Putative RNA methylase family UPF0020) — protein: MAQITHDLVLEVLDGCGSAALAEARELGSARMVAPTELALRCEDLDAVRSLRRVVAASTSLTVPARRPRELLETSVQQRLAELFEQIRRQRPRQRFHGLRLEAAGADTPDMRRLADALAELAGLPLSEDGDLVVRVRKGATPVTWQVLLRTTPRPLATRAWRTVNYPGAVNATVAATVLDLLQVGEEDSLLDLTCGSGTFLVEQLHAAVPARAVGVDLDPAAIDAARAHQRAARRKGRIDWLTGDVLTADLEGGFTKMVTNPPWGTLHGEHESNEELLTALLRRAAELAAPRARLGVLTHEIARMHRVLETAPAGWRPAGEHRFFQKGHHPRLFLLERG
- a CDS encoding conserved hypothetical protein TIGR03085 (TIGRFAM: uncharacterized Actinobacterial protein TIGR03083; conserved hypothetical protein TIGR03085) codes for the protein MSAEHLTERESLTRTFLDLGPQAPTILPGWDAEDLLEHLLLREGAPHLIAGRKLPGPWRAAAGRELERRRAAPWQERVERFRTGPGRWSLAGRVDALSGQGELLIHHEDLRRAQDGWQPRRLSAERTADAWRSVGLMAPLAMRVRADVTLVSPVGGRRLRSRGAVGALRVHGEPLELLLWVSGRDDVARVRIHGDEAALRALGEGRRGL
- a CDS encoding sugar phosphate isomerase/epimerase (PFAM: Xylose isomerase-like TIM barrel; AP endonuclease family 2 C terminus) — encoded protein: MAHPHTLFTGQWADLTLDEVAELAAGWGYDGLEIAVSGEHLDASRWDDDAYIAERLGILEKHGLKCWTISNHLKGQAICDDPIDFRHEAIVGSAVWGDGDPEGVRQRAAEDMKNTARLAQKLGVKTVVGFTGSKIWKYVAMFPPVPQEVIEEGYQDFADRWHPILDVFDECGVRFAHEVHPSEIAYDYWTTQRTLEAIGHREAFGLNWDPSHFMWQEIDPVSFITDFADRIYHVDCKDIRVRVTGRNTRLGSHLPWGDPRRGWDFVSFGRGDVPWDAAFRALRSIGYDGPISIEWEDAGMDRLHGAKEALELLRSLDYPVSEVSFDAAFSNQG
- a CDS encoding predicted dehydrogenase (PFAM: Oxidoreductase family, NAD-binding Rossmann fold; Oxidoreductase family, C-terminal alpha/beta domain), whose translation is MSETSSRPLGVAMIGYAFMGRAHSQAWRTVAAAFEVPAVARRVIVGRDETAVAEAARRLDWEEHATDWRAVLERDDIDIVDICTPGFLHAEIAIAALEAGKHVLCEKPLANDTAEAEAMVRAAEAATARGQIAALGFTYRRVPALALARQFVEAGKLGTIRQAKAAYLQDWLVDEEAPMNWRLRKETAGSGALGDIASHAIDQVQHLTGQRATSVRGRLATMVPQRPGADGPEPVTVDDAAWATLELDGGAIASVEVSRLATGAKNRLTVELFGTRGALRFDLENPNELWFLDATLPVAEQGFTRVLVTEPEHPYLEAWWPQGHVLGWENAFTHQARDLLLAIDGSAGFSPDFADGLALQRVLDAIIESDAADGASIAL
- a CDS encoding transglutaminase-like enzyme, predicted cysteine protease (PFAM: Transglutaminase-like superfamily): MRETVTVERHARAWIRAEVAAGTDVALLIAASEAPIGREELTVRAGGADHPVTETRDRFGSRLHLVQALPEGTVEIVYSAQQATVAPVPAVREADAVLHLRPSRYCEVDEFERIAAEVVGGRDGAEALDAVVDWVHEHLDYVPGSSTITDSARSTYLSRQGVCRDYAHLTATLLRAGGIPARCSSVYAPGLDPMDFHLVVEALIAGQWQVVDATHLAPRASMVRIATGQDAADTAFMTTLAGNVTLTGIQVTAVVDPALPREVRRERISLR
- a CDS encoding Protein of unknown function DUF75 (PFAM: Protein of unknown function DUF75), which encodes MDPTTLFSYERHVDSRALHGRTLLVTLGAYSDAGDAQQLVDDHLLNTLSSRVVGRLDMDQVYDYAGRRPEVTLQLDHFADYDKPEILLHEVTALDGETFFLLTGPEPSFQWERVASALRIVVEQLGIERTLLLQGFPAPVPHTRELPVTRFAGDPDSISVRRTMPGTFRLRAPFTALLTMRLAEGGHEVVGLTVHVPQYLHEMSYPDAAIALLGAITEEQGPEVPSGTLEAQAQPVREAVTAQIDAQPQLQEMVADLESRFDRMITSGAGAEVPTADAIAAEVEQYLATFEPGDEKGEAGAETGEPGTPQPEEAPQSEETPQSEKDGEDREGPAASGGGSAASPSEGPSPSEG